From Virgibacillus natechei, the proteins below share one genomic window:
- a CDS encoding acylphosphatase has protein sequence MAKQNVNWFKHLQYAVPVEGYGNKLSMYFIALEAWRRGITINFFNIDNMDNKVLVRYSLNFKGRESKFEGSKGDKLSNEADKICENKDETKRYLTKAGVSVPEGKRFEVICSITEILSYAKRMGYPVVLKPTNLNAGKGVFSNINSEEELKESLIHVRDDLNYQDVIVEKYIPGVEYRILLINGEVIGAVNRIPANVTGNGKKTIEELITLKNKEKKINPNLSKKTIKIDKEVLNSIQSLGYQLESIPKDGERIFLRSKSNVSTGGDPIDVTDQLTNELRDMASRASQAVPGLDICGLDMIVDKENNSGVIIEINTKPMLGLHLFPMEGEARDVIKPIIDYYFPETINSRKTNLYFDFDSLLAPLNNISTKQLKVLPPPSLEKTYGKKYIVYGEITGVGYKAWVRKKALQYQLHGYTKRIEYGKTMVVVASTDKDKVDNFKDICYQGPADAKVNKVEEYPWEKPVKIGFEIQRESKAELKAALNSEKKSNNKLKKQKQEVEDRIESLNQDISRLKREKETFKRQKVKIKKEKDNVVKEKKKLEEEKKDAVQEIKFFEQKYLTIQKSRSWRITKPLRKITSLINRKR, from the coding sequence ATGGCAAAGCAGAACGTAAATTGGTTTAAACATTTACAATACGCTGTCCCTGTAGAAGGGTATGGAAATAAACTTAGTATGTATTTTATTGCATTGGAAGCATGGAGACGAGGTATAACGATAAACTTTTTTAACATTGACAACATGGATAATAAAGTGTTAGTCCGATATTCTTTAAATTTTAAGGGAAGAGAAAGTAAATTTGAAGGATCTAAAGGAGATAAATTATCGAATGAAGCAGATAAAATATGTGAGAATAAGGATGAAACAAAAAGGTATTTAACAAAAGCGGGAGTTTCTGTGCCAGAAGGAAAGAGATTTGAAGTAATTTGTAGCATCACGGAAATTTTAAGCTATGCAAAACGGATGGGATACCCTGTCGTTCTAAAACCCACAAATTTAAATGCTGGAAAAGGAGTATTCTCCAATATAAATTCCGAAGAAGAATTAAAAGAGTCTTTAATTCATGTACGTGACGACCTTAATTATCAAGACGTGATAGTAGAGAAGTATATACCAGGGGTAGAATACCGCATTTTACTTATTAATGGGGAAGTAATAGGTGCTGTCAATAGAATTCCAGCAAATGTGACGGGAAATGGAAAAAAAACCATTGAGGAGTTAATAACATTAAAAAATAAAGAGAAAAAGATTAATCCAAATCTTTCTAAAAAAACTATTAAGATTGATAAAGAGGTATTAAATTCAATTCAGTCTCTAGGTTATCAATTAGAAAGCATACCAAAAGATGGGGAAAGAATTTTTCTAAGAAGCAAGAGTAATGTTTCTACAGGTGGGGACCCGATTGATGTAACCGATCAGTTGACTAATGAATTAAGAGATATGGCTAGTAGGGCGTCTCAGGCGGTCCCAGGTTTAGATATATGTGGATTAGATATGATTGTTGATAAGGAAAATAACTCTGGAGTTATAATTGAAATTAACACTAAGCCTATGTTAGGTCTACATCTATTTCCAATGGAAGGAGAAGCTCGTGATGTAATAAAGCCAATAATTGATTATTATTTTCCTGAAACAATAAATTCAAGAAAGACAAATCTTTATTTCGATTTTGACAGTTTATTAGCACCACTTAATAATATATCAACGAAGCAGTTGAAGGTTTTACCTCCTCCTTCATTAGAAAAAACATATGGCAAAAAGTATATTGTCTATGGAGAAATAACAGGAGTAGGTTACAAAGCTTGGGTAAGAAAGAAGGCTTTACAATATCAATTGCACGGTTATACAAAAAGAATCGAATATGGAAAAACAATGGTGGTAGTTGCAAGTACAGACAAAGATAAGGTAGATAATTTCAAAGATATATGCTATCAAGGGCCAGCGGATGCAAAAGTGAATAAAGTTGAAGAATATCCTTGGGAAAAACCAGTGAAAATTGGATTTGAAATTCAAAGGGAATCAAAAGCTGAACTTAAAGCTGCATTGAATAGTGAAAAAAAGTCAAATAATAAATTAAAAAAACAAAAACAAGAAGTGGAAGATAGAATAGAAAGTCTCAATCAAGATATTTCAAGGCTAAAACGCGAAAAAGAAACATTTAAACGACAAAAAGTGAAGATAAAGAAAGAAAAGGATAATGTTGTTAAAGAAAAGAAAAAATTAGAAGAAGAGAAAAAGGATGCAGTACAAGAAATTAAGTTCTTTGAACAGAAATATTTAACGATTCAAAAGAGCCGTTCATGGCGAATTACTAAACCATTAAGAAAAATCACAAGTTTAATTAATCGAAAAAGATAA